A single Vanacampus margaritifer isolate UIUO_Vmar chromosome 7, RoL_Vmar_1.0, whole genome shotgun sequence DNA region contains:
- the cfap52 gene encoding cilia- and flagella-associated protein 52 isoform X2, whose protein sequence is MQQLEPKAYTPLELTGVSGFNGQVHFGMRLHPDKEHLIYPLGCTVVLARIKDSKRHFLHGHTSDVSCLSMSKSGVYIASGQVNYNDFEAEIIVWEYTTRCLYTKFVIHESKVEALAFSPNDKFLVSLGGQDDGRIVLWNIATKQAISSAAAVPLSLCHRLTVKYSNTNDNVFVCAGRATLQIWELDQCNKIKPTDCILGKLKRTVRCVEFSPNDEFMFCGTSSGDILKIHTKTKCLSDYGPMKTKHDLGANVLKALSTGELLVGSGFGTLTLCSTTNFKPIKQVQMNNGVTSIALKDDGRHFFAGTDASEIYCLDMQDFKAELISTNHHGAVKDVSIAYGSSELFVSGSEEDIRVWHIDKSKELLRIPVPCLTCNSLHLMIDGHSIVTGWNDGKIRIFAPQSGRLMLIIDNAHRNGVSAIKGSTDCKKIVSGGQDGTVCVWELLGHGQRQLAFLTEHKAMVRSVQIKSDDKESITASMDGTCILWDIEKFVRIRKIVTRNSSFKTVCYHPEEHQIVTSGTDRRVAKTSW, encoded by the exons ATGCAACAGCTGGAACCAAAGGCGTATACTCCACTTGAACTGACGGGAGTTTCCGGCTTCAACG GACAAGTGCATTTTGGCATGAGACTGCATCCGGACAAAGAGCACCTCATCTATCCTCTGGGCTGTACCGTCGTCCTGGCACGGATAAAAGATAGCAAGAGGCACTTCCTGCACGGTCACACCAGCGACGTATCCTGCCTCTCCATGTCGAAAAGTGGAGTGTATATTGCCTCTGGACAAGTCAATTACAATGACTTTGAG GCCGAGATAATCGTCTGGGAGTACACCACGCGATGCTTGTACACTAAGTTTGTGATCCACGAATCGAAGGTGGAGGCGTTGGCCTTTTCTCCCAATGACAAGTTTCTGGTGTCCCTCGGGGGTCAAGACGATGGAAG AATCGTCTTGTGGAACATTGCGACCAAGCAGGCCATTAGTTCAGCTGCAGCGGTCCCTTTGAGTTTATGTCACCGGCTCACCGTCAAGTACTCCAACACAAACGACAACGTTTTCGTCTGTGCTGGCAG ggcaactttgcagatctgGGAGCTGGATCAGTGCAACAAGATTAAACCTACAGACTGTATATTGGGCAAACTGAAGAGGACGGTGAGGTGCGTAGAG TTCTCACCGAACGATGAGTTCATGTTCTGCGGCACTTCCAGTGGCGACATCTTGAAAATTCACACCAAGACAAAGTGTCTGAGCGACTATGGTCCCATGAAAACCAAACATGATCTG GGAGCCAATGTCCTAAAGGCATTAAGTACGGGTGAACTACTTGTTGGTTCTGGTTTTGGCACCTTGACACTGTGCTCCACGACCAACTTCAAACCTATCAA ACAAGTGCAGATGAACAACGGGGTGACGTCCATCGCTCTCAAAGACGACGGCCGCCACTTTTTCGCTGGCACGGATGCTTCCGAGATCTACTGCCTCGATATGCAGGACTTCAAAGCCGAGCTCATCTCCACCAATCATCATGGCGCCGTCAAGGACGTCTCCATCGCTTA CGGCTCCTCCGAGTTGTTTGTGTCCGGCTCAGAGGAGGACATCAGGGTGTGGCACATAGACAAGTCCAAAGAGCTGCTAAGGATCCCAGTACCTTGCCTTACCTGTAACTCTTTGCACCTGATGATTGACGGACACAGCATTGTCACTG GTTGGAACGACGGAAAGATCCGCATATTTGCCCCGCAGAGTGGCCGTCTCATGCTCATTATTGACAATGCGCACCGAAATGGCGTGTCGGCCATCAAGGGGTCCACGGACTGCAAGAAAATTGTCAGTGGGGGGCAGGACGGAACG GTGTGCGTTTGGGAGCTGCTGGGGCACGGCCAACGACAGCTTGCGTTCTTGACGGAGCACAAAGCCATGGTCAGGTCTGTCCAGATCAAGAGCGATGATAAGGAGTCGATCACTGCCAGCATGGACGGAACCTGCATCCTCTGGGACATTGA GAAATTTGTGCGGATTCGGAAGATAGTTACCAGAAACTCATCATTCAAGACCGTGTGCTACCATCCTGAAGAACACCAGATTGTCACCAGCGGCACCGACAGAAGG GTGGCGAAGACAAGCTGGTGA
- the LOC144055685 gene encoding uncharacterized protein LOC144055685 — translation MEEDGSSVTDHSSDESTKAFDIEYIVASDPNDDSEPEDDKKPKKKQRKSHPCTVCNKIFDRLSKLNRHKSVHTRPRTLKTRHQCVHCDKTFKEEEKLLRHQDTHNRTKEHPCPDCGKVFNKPSRLVRHRSIHARKPKVPHQCSFCAKTFDKLYRRIRHERMHTGERPFTCSFCGKGFSEMGHCKAHEKTHQENPEKPHHCPDCDMSFFKASELGRHQRSHTGEKPFQCSECESTFARSESLKRHMRSHTGERPFVCLTCNKGFYSRQDLNIHSLIHSGEKPHLCPVCGKGFSQLGNMKEHEKNVHVRSEKYSCNECGATFTRYKSLNLHQRVHTGERPYMCLPCGRSFSWSHCLSRHRRTHAHKQMMRDGVKDLQNVQDFQELAEDQCSREDGKLVL, via the exons ATGGAGGAAGACGGTTCATCCGTGACAGATCATTCCTCGGACGAAA GTACCAAAGCCTTTGACATTGAGTATATCGTAGCGTCCGACCCCAACGATGACTCCGAGCCAGAGGATGACAAAAAGCCCAAGAAAAAACAACGCAAGAGCCACCCTTGCACCGtttgcaacaaaatatttgacAGGCTTTCCAAGCTTAACAGACACAAATCGGTACACACGAGGCCGAGGACCTTAAAGACTCGCCATCAATGCGTGCATTGCGACAAGACtttcaaagaagaagagaagcTGTTACGACACCAAGACACCCACAACCGGACAAAGGAGCACCCGTGCCCCGACTGCGGTAAAGTCTTCAACAAGCCTTCCAGGTTAGTGCGGCATCGCAGCATCCACGCCAGGAAACCAAAGGTGCCCCACCAGTGTTCCTTCTGCGCCAAGACATTCGACAAACTTTACAGGCGTATTCGCCACGAGCGAATGCACACGGGCGAGAGGCCTTTCACCTGCTCCTTCTGCGGGAAGGGCTTCTCCGAGATGGGCCACTGCAAAGCCCACGAGAAGACGCACCAGGAGAATCCGGAGAAGCCCCACCACTGCCCCGACTGCGACATGTCCTTCTTCAAGGCCTCGGAGCTGGGCCGGCACCAGCGCTCGCACACCGGGGAGAAACCTTTTCAGTGCAGCGAATGCGAGAGCACCTTCGCCCGATCCGAGAGCCTGAAGAGGCACATGAGGAGCCACACGGGGGAGCGGCCGTTCGTGTGCTTGACTTGCAACAAGGGATTTTACTCCCGTCAGGATTTAAACATTCACTCGCTGATCCACTCGGGAGAGAAGCCCCACCTCTGCCCCGTGTGCGGCAAAGGCTTCTCGCAGCTGGGCAACATGAAGGAGCACGAGAAGAACGTCCACGTCCGGTCCGAGAAGTACTCGTGCAATGAGTGCGGGGCCACGTTCACCCGCTACAAGTCGCTCAACCTGCACCAGCGGGTGCACACCGGGGAGAGGCCGTACATGTGCTTGCCGTGCGGGCGCAGCTTTTCCTGGAGTCACTGCCTGAGCAGACACCGCAGGACTCACGCTCACAAGCAGATGATGAGGGATGGGGTCAAAGACCTGCAAAACGTACAGGATTTCCAAGAGCTCGCCGAGGACCAGTGCAGTCGAGAAGACGGCAAGCTTGTTCTGTAA
- the cfap52 gene encoding cilia- and flagella-associated protein 52 isoform X1: MQQLEPKAYTPLELTGVSGFNGQVHFGMRLHPDKEHLIYPLGCTVVLARIKDSKRHFLHGHTSDVSCLSMSKSGVYIASGQVNYNDFEAEIIVWEYTTRCLYTKFVIHESKVEALAFSPNDKFLVSLGGQDDGRIVLWNIATKQAISSAAAVPLSLCHRLTVKYSNTNDNVFVCAGRATLQIWELDQCNKIKPTDCILGKLKRTVRCVEFSPNDEFMFCGTSSGDILKIHTKTKCLSDYGPMKTKHDLGANVLKALSTGELLVGSGFGTLTLCSTTNFKPIKQVQMNNGVTSIALKDDGRHFFAGTDASEIYCLDMQDFKAELISTNHHGAVKDVSIAYGSSELFVSGSEEDIRVWHIDKSKELLRIPVPCLTCNSLHLMIDGHSIVTGWNDGKIRIFAPQSGRLMLIIDNAHRNGVSAIKGSTDCKKIVSGGQDGTVCVWELLGHGQRQLAFLTEHKAMVRSVQIKSDDKESITASMDGTCILWDIEKFVRIRKIVTRNSSFKTVCYHPEEHQIVTSGTDRRLVYWDVHDGTAIRELQDAQTSAINCLHISYDGKYFVTGGEDKLVRVWDYMDGKVTHVGKAHGGAITSVEICCNNSTLISTSADGAVMRWKFPYPALE, translated from the exons ATGCAACAGCTGGAACCAAAGGCGTATACTCCACTTGAACTGACGGGAGTTTCCGGCTTCAACG GACAAGTGCATTTTGGCATGAGACTGCATCCGGACAAAGAGCACCTCATCTATCCTCTGGGCTGTACCGTCGTCCTGGCACGGATAAAAGATAGCAAGAGGCACTTCCTGCACGGTCACACCAGCGACGTATCCTGCCTCTCCATGTCGAAAAGTGGAGTGTATATTGCCTCTGGACAAGTCAATTACAATGACTTTGAG GCCGAGATAATCGTCTGGGAGTACACCACGCGATGCTTGTACACTAAGTTTGTGATCCACGAATCGAAGGTGGAGGCGTTGGCCTTTTCTCCCAATGACAAGTTTCTGGTGTCCCTCGGGGGTCAAGACGATGGAAG AATCGTCTTGTGGAACATTGCGACCAAGCAGGCCATTAGTTCAGCTGCAGCGGTCCCTTTGAGTTTATGTCACCGGCTCACCGTCAAGTACTCCAACACAAACGACAACGTTTTCGTCTGTGCTGGCAG ggcaactttgcagatctgGGAGCTGGATCAGTGCAACAAGATTAAACCTACAGACTGTATATTGGGCAAACTGAAGAGGACGGTGAGGTGCGTAGAG TTCTCACCGAACGATGAGTTCATGTTCTGCGGCACTTCCAGTGGCGACATCTTGAAAATTCACACCAAGACAAAGTGTCTGAGCGACTATGGTCCCATGAAAACCAAACATGATCTG GGAGCCAATGTCCTAAAGGCATTAAGTACGGGTGAACTACTTGTTGGTTCTGGTTTTGGCACCTTGACACTGTGCTCCACGACCAACTTCAAACCTATCAA ACAAGTGCAGATGAACAACGGGGTGACGTCCATCGCTCTCAAAGACGACGGCCGCCACTTTTTCGCTGGCACGGATGCTTCCGAGATCTACTGCCTCGATATGCAGGACTTCAAAGCCGAGCTCATCTCCACCAATCATCATGGCGCCGTCAAGGACGTCTCCATCGCTTA CGGCTCCTCCGAGTTGTTTGTGTCCGGCTCAGAGGAGGACATCAGGGTGTGGCACATAGACAAGTCCAAAGAGCTGCTAAGGATCCCAGTACCTTGCCTTACCTGTAACTCTTTGCACCTGATGATTGACGGACACAGCATTGTCACTG GTTGGAACGACGGAAAGATCCGCATATTTGCCCCGCAGAGTGGCCGTCTCATGCTCATTATTGACAATGCGCACCGAAATGGCGTGTCGGCCATCAAGGGGTCCACGGACTGCAAGAAAATTGTCAGTGGGGGGCAGGACGGAACG GTGTGCGTTTGGGAGCTGCTGGGGCACGGCCAACGACAGCTTGCGTTCTTGACGGAGCACAAAGCCATGGTCAGGTCTGTCCAGATCAAGAGCGATGATAAGGAGTCGATCACTGCCAGCATGGACGGAACCTGCATCCTCTGGGACATTGA GAAATTTGTGCGGATTCGGAAGATAGTTACCAGAAACTCATCATTCAAGACCGTGTGCTACCATCCTGAAGAACACCAGATTGTCACCAGCGGCACCGACAGAAGG CTCGTCTACTGGGATGTGCACGACGGGACAGCAATCAGAGAGCTGCAGGACGCGCAGACGTCGGCCATCAACTGCTTGCACATCTCATATGACGGCAAATATTTTGTGACAG GTGGCGAAGACAAGCTGGTGAGGGTGTGGGACTACATGGACGGTAAGGTGACCCACGTGGGAAAAGCTCACGGCGGAGCCATCACCAGCGTGGAGATCTGCTGCAACAACAGCACCCTCATCAGCACCAGCGCGGACGGAGCCGTCATGCGCTGGAAGTTTCCTTACCCCGCCTTGGAGTGA
- the LOC144055272 gene encoding TBC1 domain family member 24-like, translated as MTGGRSRQRSHSYYNPEDSKTYGVQTQNKETCQRPRSRSFYSYETPQHDSDNDLGHLSVSIPLRQKSTTPPQHPVNKNEKSKSKPNKHSLSRDLNGSRGSLKCVSMMTISESDNWEICSSSGMKYGQFVDWDKIDPEASVRYQQILESEHQQLKAMGRQGFWAMPHTLRAKAYYHIIHGIHSRCVSPERDVYYELSRKLFGEQKLSNHPVPEYMEAGEIPRYCLNKAGLNSVKKILLCLGKYFPDMNFCPILPALVSLILHFSEGEAECFYSISRLICYNDPNKRYIDQTFLTYRASCMTFGDLANRCCRGIRKLIASSHQNLFEFYSDWIMWIFADLPFTYAIRVLDVYLLEGYKVLYRVALTLLSLYKVSVSSRVADVEDFRTDMKRFVQNVARHCTAENLLERAFLVPIATRRELNLLFKANKVSLMQKGVSIHQKRQSVDTVDFNNISSSVVTGTEMRVVWAWIPERFALFSPIKLFSTTEHGESLASFYYHLEGHEPAVLIIKTVDDEVFGAFISSDMTERHKYDTDKSTFFGTCECFIFTLRPSMERYQRAMVNIMTRKVSPQQPQFSFQTASRTTLTCPAGTPQDPSYLTIPFTAPSLEPFTAKEPKRSKEHEAPKFIAGRDERLVIGGNGGHALCFQQNLKTGYTEACDTFKSPPLCKGHFKIQSMEVWGVQNSICFSHNISSQ; from the exons ATGACAGGAGGCAGAAGCAGGCAGCGGTCTCACTCTTATTACAATCCTGAGGACAGCAAGACGTATGGAGTACAGACACAGAATAAGGAGACCTGTCAAAGACCTCGATCAAG GTCTTTTTACAGCTATGAAACACCACAACATGACTCCGACAATGATTTGGGACATCTATCCGTGTCCATTCCACTGAGGCAAAAGTCAACCACTCCACCCCAGCatcctgttaacaaaaatgaaaagtctaagTCCAAACCAAACAAGCACTCACTCTCAAGAGACCTTAACG GAAGCAGAGGCAGTCTTAAGTGCGTGTCCATGATGACCATCTCTGAGTCGGACAACTGGGAGATCTGCTCCAGCTCTGGCATGAAATATGGTCAGTTTGTGGACTGGGATAAGATCGATCCGGAAGCTTCAGTACGGTACCAGCAGATATTGGAGAGCGAGCACCAGCAGCTGAAAGCCATGGGAAGACAAGGATTCTGGGCTATGCCTCATACGCTGAGGGCAAAGGCTTACTATCACATCATTCACGGCATCCATTCCAG GTGTGTCAGTCCAGAAAGAGATGTGTACTATGAACTAAGCAGGAAGCTCTTTGGAGAACAAAAGCTAAGCAACCACCCAGTACCAGAGTACATGGAAGCAGGAGAAATACCAAG GTACTGCCTCAATAAAGCAGGTCTGAATTCCGTGAAGAAAATTCTCCTCTGTCTGGGGAAGTACTTCCCAGACATGAACTTTTGCCCCATCCTCCCTGCTTTGGTGTCcctgattttgcacttcagCGAGGGCGAAGCAGAATGTTTCTACAGCATTTCCAGACTGATTTGCTACAACGACCCGAATAAGCGCTACATTGACCAGACCTTCCTCACATACCGAGCCTCGTGCATGACCTTCGGAGACCTTGCCAACAGGTGTTGCCGGGGCATCCGGAAGTTAATTGCCAGCTCACACCAGAACCTTTTTGAGTTTTACTCCGACTGGATCATGTGGATCTTTGCTGATCTTCCATTCACGTATGCTATTAGGGTGCTGGATGTTTACCTCCTGGAGGGCTACAAGGTTCTTTACAG AGTGGCCTTGACTTTGCTGAGCCTCTACAAAGTGTCCGTGTCGTCCAGAGTTGCAGATGTGGAGGATTTCCGAACCGATATGAAAAGGTTCGTGCAGAATGTGGCTCGCCACTGCACGGCTGAGAATCTTTTGGAGAGAGCCTTTCTGGTTCCAATTGCCACGAGGAGAGAACTCAACCTCCTCTTCAAAGCCAACAAGGTCTCGCTCATGCAAAAAGGGGTCAGCATCCACCAGAAGAG ACAGTCAGTGGATACGGTGGACTTCAACAACATTAGCTCCAGTGTTGTGACAGGGACAGAGATGAGAGTGGTCTGGGCCTGGATACCAGAACGCTTTGCCCTTTTCAGTCCCATTAAACTGTTCAGTACAACAGAACATGGAGAAAGTCTTGCTTC ATTCTATTATCACTTGGAGGGTCACGAACCTGCGGTGTTGATCATCAAAACAGTGGATGATGAG GTCTTCGGTGCCTTTATTTCATCGGATATGACAGAGAGGCACAAGTACGACACAGACAAATCCACATTTTTTGGAACATgcgaatgttttattttcacg CTTCGTCCTAGCATGGAGCGCTATCAGCGAGCAATGGTAAACATCATGACCAGGAAAGTCTCCCCTCAGCAGCCTCAATTCAGCTTCCAGACCGCCTCCCGCACAACTCTGACGTGTCCAGCTGGGACGCCCCAAGACCCCAGCTACTTGACCATCCCTTTCACAGCTCCCTCTCTGGAACCATTTACTGCCAAGGAGCCAAAGAGATCCAAGGAGCACGAGGCTCCAAAGTTTATAGCCGGAAGAGATGAACGACTTGTTATCG GTGGGAACGGAGGCCACGCACTCTGCTTTCAACAAAACCTCAAGACGGGCTACACAGAGGCTTGTGACACTTTCAAGAGCCCGCCACTATGCAAAGGACATTTCAAGATCCAGTCTATGGAAGTGTGGGGAGTCCAGAACTCCATTTGCTTTTCTCACAATATTTCCTCCCAGTAA